One genomic window of Nicotiana sylvestris chromosome 10, ASM39365v2, whole genome shotgun sequence includes the following:
- the LOC104224730 gene encoding PLASMODESMATA CALLOSE-BINDING PROTEIN 3-like encodes MFMETPSILSIFVVIFCSLNIIIVTVEATWCVVRSDASAQALQRGLDYACSYGADCVPIQSSGLCYLPNTIQNHASYAYNSFYQRKNEAPGSCGFSGTATIAKTDPSYGSCVYPASPRAAGGLIPPEAGGRNNTSGEISTIPVLYPPPPTNINAVYGNGSDIPNSQDSKATSPKFWTMASLVPGHLMLLFLHIF; translated from the exons ATGTTCATGGAAACACCATCAATATTATCCATATTTGTAGTCATATTTTGCAGCCTAAATATTATTATTGTGACAGTAGAAGCAACATGGTGTGTTGTTAGAAGTGATGCAAGTGCACAAGCTTTACAAAGAGGTTTAGATTATGCTTGTAGCTATGGTGCTGATTGTGTACCTATTCAATCTTCTGGCCTTTGTTATCTCCCAAATACTATTCAAAATCATGCTTCTTATGCTTATAATAGTTTCTATCAGAGGAAAAATGAAGCCCCTGGCTCTTGTGGATTTTCTGGCACTGCTACTATTGCCAAAACCGATCCAA GCTATGGATCTTGTGTTTACCCAGCTTCTCCAAG GGCTGCTGGTGGGCTGATTCCTCCCGAAGCGGGAGGCCGCAATAACACAAGTGGAGAAATCTCGACCATCCCAGTTTTGTATCCACCACCACCAACAAATATAAACGCCGTGTACGGTAATGGATCGGATATTCCCAACTCTCAAGATTCTAAAGCAACTTCTCCCAAATTTTGGACGATGGCAAGCTTAGTTCCGGGGCATTTGATGCTTCTCTTCCTTCATATTTTTTAA